In a genomic window of Mycolicibacillus parakoreensis:
- a CDS encoding ABC transporter permease subunit, which translates to MSTAIAAITALDLRLRRRLIIGYSVGMAVYVFLVVALYPVVKNDTDLDALTDSTLGALVGAAGSGLTSPDGWLNANLYGNFVPLIVLIATIGYGGSAVAGQNEDGSLALVATLPVSRGAILAAKLAALTVQALPVPIVTAGCVLTGRWFDLHIGAGALVGVTVGVWLLGLVFGALALAVGALTGSRGLAFGITAGIAALTYLINSLAPVVDWLHPRRFVSPFFYAVGDNQLQHGLAWGWAALLAAMTVMFAAAALAAFRRLDVH; encoded by the coding sequence GTGAGCACCGCTATCGCGGCCATCACCGCCTTGGATCTGCGGCTGCGGCGCCGGCTGATCATCGGCTACTCGGTGGGCATGGCGGTGTACGTGTTCCTCGTGGTGGCGCTGTATCCGGTGGTGAAGAACGACACCGACCTCGATGCGCTCACCGACTCCACCCTCGGTGCGCTGGTCGGGGCGGCCGGCTCAGGGCTGACCTCCCCCGACGGCTGGCTCAACGCCAACCTGTACGGCAACTTCGTGCCGCTGATCGTGTTGATCGCCACCATCGGCTACGGCGGGTCGGCGGTGGCCGGGCAGAACGAGGACGGCAGCCTGGCGCTGGTCGCGACGCTGCCGGTGAGCCGCGGGGCGATTCTCGCCGCCAAACTGGCGGCGCTGACCGTGCAGGCGCTGCCGGTGCCGATCGTCACCGCCGGCTGCGTGCTGACCGGACGTTGGTTCGATCTGCACATCGGCGCCGGCGCGCTGGTGGGGGTCACCGTCGGGGTGTGGCTTTTGGGGTTGGTCTTCGGCGCCCTGGCGTTGGCCGTCGGCGCGCTCACCGGCAGCCGCGGGCTGGCGTTCGGCATCACCGCGGGGATCGCGGCGCTGACCTATCTGATCAACTCGTTGGCACCGGTCGTCGACTGGCTGCATCCGCGCCGGTTCGTGTCGCCGTTCTTCTACGCCGTCGGCGACAACCAGTTGCAGCACGGCCTGGCCTGGGGCTGGGCGGCACTGCTCGCGGCGATGACGGTGATGTTCGCGGCCGCGGCGCTGGCCGCGTTCCGCCGCCTCGACGTGCACTGA
- a CDS encoding formylglycine-generating enzyme family protein has protein sequence MLSELIELAGGAFRMGAAGFYPEETPVHVATVAGFAVERHPVTNAQYGAFVADTGYVTLAEQAPDPALYPGAAAADLVPGALVFTPTAGPVDLRDWRRWWAWVPGACWRHPRGPGSGIDAHPDHPVVQVAYPDAAAYARWAGRRLPTEAEWEYAARAGADTVYPWGDEAHPDGRLMANTWQGAFPYRNDGAAGWAGTSPVGVFPANGFGLLDMIGNVWEWTATRFSARHGLAAPAAPAAACCAPPPAADPEVIQVLKGGSHLCAPEYCHRYRPAARSPQSTDSATGHIGFRCVV, from the coding sequence ATGCTCTCGGAGTTGATCGAACTTGCCGGCGGGGCGTTTCGGATGGGCGCCGCCGGGTTCTACCCGGAGGAGACGCCGGTGCACGTCGCCACGGTCGCCGGGTTCGCGGTGGAGCGCCACCCGGTGACCAACGCGCAGTACGGCGCGTTCGTCGCCGACACCGGCTACGTCACGCTCGCCGAGCAGGCCCCGGACCCGGCGCTGTACCCGGGTGCCGCCGCGGCGGATCTGGTGCCCGGCGCGCTGGTGTTCACCCCCACCGCCGGGCCGGTGGATCTGCGCGACTGGCGGCGGTGGTGGGCCTGGGTGCCCGGGGCGTGCTGGCGTCACCCGCGCGGACCCGGCAGCGGCATCGACGCTCATCCCGACCATCCGGTGGTGCAGGTGGCCTACCCCGACGCCGCGGCCTACGCGCGCTGGGCGGGCCGGCGGCTGCCCACCGAGGCCGAATGGGAGTACGCCGCACGCGCCGGGGCCGACACCGTCTACCCGTGGGGCGACGAAGCGCACCCCGATGGGCGGCTGATGGCCAACACCTGGCAGGGCGCATTCCCGTACCGCAACGACGGCGCGGCCGGCTGGGCGGGCACCTCACCGGTGGGGGTGTTCCCGGCCAACGGCTTCGGCCTGCTCGACATGATCGGCAACGTCTGGGAGTGGACCGCGACCCGGTTCTCCGCCCGCCACGGTTTGGCCGCACCCGCCGCACCCGCCGCGGCGTGCTGCGCCCCACCGCCCGCGGCCGACCCGGAGGTCATCCAGGTGCTCAAGGGCGGCTCGCACCTGTGCGCCCCGGAGTACTGCCACCGCTACCGCCCGGCGGCGCGCAGCCCGCAGTCGACGGACAGCGCCACCGGCCACATCGGGTTTCGCTGCGTGGTGTGA
- a CDS encoding arylsulfatase: protein MEFGGTIEVDIRDSEPDWTPYVAPRAAPDAPNVLYVVWDDVGIATWDCFGGLVEMPAMSRIAAAGVRLSQFHTTALCSPTRAALLTGRNPTSVGMATIEEFTDGFPNSHGRIPAETALLSEVLAEHGYNTYATGKRHLTPLEEANLAGTKRHWPVSRGFERFYGFLGGETNQWYPDLVYDNHPVDPPATPEDGYHLSADIADKTIEFIRDAKVIAPDKPWFSYVCPGAGHAPHHVAAEWADRYAGRFDMGYERYREIVLDNQKRLGLVPADTALSAVNPYTDATSADGRGWPALDTVRPWESLDDQERRLFARMAEVFAGFLSYTDAQIGRILDYLEETGQLDNTIIVVISDNGASGEGGPNGSANENKFFNGYLDSVQEAASALELLGSPETYNHYPIGWAMAFNTPYKLFKRYASHEGGIADPAIISWPAGIAARGRVLDTYINVCDVTPTVYDLLGLTPPATVRGVAQKPLEGVSFKAALTDPGAPTDKHTQFYSMLGTRGIWHRGWFAGTVHAAAPSGWGRFDADRWELYHIESDRSQTHDLAAENPEKLEQLQALWFAEARKYQGLPLSDLNVLEMRGRTRPGLAGERDRYVYYPGTAEVPLGACVSLRGRSFALLARVRLDRPDAAGVLIKQGARHGGHVLFLRDGHLHYVYNFLGEREQWLSAPAAVPVGEHILGVRYERSGTVPATPTPIGTASLYLDDTVVATLPEMITQPGAFALAGGGVSVGRNTGQAVSSAYAAPYPFTGGHLLDVTVDVSGEPYADVHRELAAAFARD from the coding sequence ATGGAGTTCGGCGGCACCATCGAGGTCGACATCCGCGACTCCGAGCCCGACTGGACGCCCTACGTCGCCCCGCGCGCCGCGCCCGACGCGCCCAACGTGCTCTACGTGGTCTGGGACGACGTCGGCATCGCCACCTGGGACTGCTTCGGCGGGCTGGTGGAGATGCCGGCGATGAGCCGGATCGCCGCCGCCGGGGTGCGGCTGTCGCAGTTCCACACCACCGCGTTGTGCTCGCCGACGCGGGCGGCGCTGCTGACCGGGCGCAACCCCACCAGCGTGGGGATGGCCACCATCGAGGAGTTCACCGACGGGTTCCCCAACAGCCACGGGCGCATCCCCGCCGAGACCGCGCTGCTCTCGGAGGTACTCGCCGAGCACGGCTACAACACCTACGCCACCGGGAAACGGCACCTGACCCCGCTGGAGGAGGCCAACCTGGCGGGCACCAAACGGCACTGGCCGGTCTCCCGCGGCTTCGAACGCTTCTACGGGTTCCTCGGGGGCGAGACCAACCAGTGGTACCCGGATCTGGTGTACGACAACCACCCGGTGGACCCGCCGGCCACCCCCGAGGACGGCTACCACCTGTCGGCCGACATCGCCGACAAGACCATCGAGTTCATCCGCGACGCCAAGGTGATCGCCCCGGACAAACCGTGGTTCTCCTACGTGTGTCCGGGGGCCGGGCACGCCCCGCACCACGTGGCCGCCGAGTGGGCCGACCGCTACGCCGGCCGGTTCGACATGGGCTACGAGCGGTACCGCGAGATCGTGCTGGACAACCAGAAACGGCTGGGGCTGGTGCCCGCCGACACCGCGCTGTCCGCGGTCAACCCCTACACCGACGCCACCAGCGCCGACGGGCGGGGCTGGCCGGCGCTCGACACCGTGCGGCCGTGGGAGAGCCTCGACGACCAGGAGAGGCGCCTGTTCGCCCGGATGGCCGAGGTCTTCGCCGGGTTCCTGTCCTACACCGACGCCCAGATCGGCCGGATCCTGGACTATCTGGAGGAGACCGGCCAGCTCGACAACACCATCATCGTGGTCATCTCCGACAACGGCGCCAGCGGGGAGGGCGGCCCCAACGGCTCAGCCAACGAGAACAAGTTCTTCAACGGCTATCTCGACAGCGTCCAGGAGGCGGCGAGCGCCCTCGAGCTGCTCGGTTCGCCGGAGACCTACAACCACTACCCGATCGGGTGGGCGATGGCGTTCAACACCCCCTACAAGCTGTTCAAGCGCTACGCCTCCCACGAGGGCGGGATCGCCGATCCGGCGATCATCTCCTGGCCGGCCGGGATCGCGGCGCGCGGGCGGGTGCTCGACACCTACATCAACGTCTGCGACGTGACGCCGACGGTCTATGACCTGCTCGGCCTCACCCCGCCGGCCACCGTGCGCGGCGTGGCGCAGAAACCTCTCGAGGGGGTGAGCTTCAAGGCGGCGCTGACCGACCCGGGGGCGCCCACCGACAAACACACCCAGTTCTACTCGATGCTGGGCACCCGCGGCATCTGGCACCGAGGCTGGTTCGCCGGCACCGTGCATGCGGCGGCCCCGTCGGGGTGGGGACGGTTCGACGCCGATCGCTGGGAGCTCTACCACATCGAATCCGACCGCAGCCAGACCCACGACCTGGCCGCCGAGAACCCGGAGAAGCTCGAGCAGCTGCAGGCGCTGTGGTTCGCCGAGGCCCGCAAATACCAGGGCCTGCCGCTCAGCGACCTCAACGTGCTCGAGATGAGGGGCCGCACGCGACCGGGCCTGGCCGGCGAACGCGACCGCTACGTCTACTACCCGGGCACCGCCGAGGTGCCGCTGGGGGCGTGCGTGTCGCTGCGGGGACGTTCGTTCGCGCTGTTGGCCCGGGTGCGCCTGGACCGGCCCGACGCCGCCGGGGTGCTGATCAAGCAGGGGGCGCGTCACGGCGGCCACGTGCTGTTCCTGCGCGACGGCCACCTGCACTACGTCTACAACTTCCTCGGCGAGCGCGAACAGTGGCTCTCCGCGCCGGCGGCCGTGCCGGTCGGCGAGCACATCCTCGGGGTGCGCTACGAGCGGTCGGGCACCGTGCCCGCCACCCCCACCCCGATCGGCACGGCGTCGCTGTACCTCGACGACACCGTGGTGGCCACCCTGCCGGAGATGATCACCCAGCCCGGCGCGTTCGCCCTGGCCGGCGGCGGGGTGAGCGTGGGCCGCAACACCGGCCAGGCGGTGTCGAGTGCGTATGCGGCGCCGTACCCGTTCACCGGCGGGCATCTCCTCGACGTCACCGTCGACGTGTCCGGCGAGCCGTACGCCGACGTGCACAGGGAGTTGGCGGCGGCGTTCGCGCGCGACTGA
- the rpsQ gene encoding 30S ribosomal protein S17, with the protein MADNQTKGPKHTPRTERPRGRRKTRIGYVVSDKMQKTVVVELEDRVQHPLYGKIIRTTTKVKAHDENSIAGVGDRVSLMETRPLSATKRWRLVDILEKAK; encoded by the coding sequence ATGGCAGACAACCAGACCAAGGGGCCCAAGCACACCCCGCGCACCGAGCGGCCGCGCGGTCGGCGCAAGACCCGCATCGGCTACGTCGTCAGCGACAAGATGCAGAAGACCGTCGTCGTCGAGCTGGAGGACCGCGTGCAGCACCCGCTGTACGGCAAGATCATCCGGACCACGACCAAGGTCAAGGCGCACGACGAGAACAGCATCGCCGGCGTCGGCGACCGGGTGTCGCTGATGGAGACCCGTCCGCTGTCGGCCACCAAGCGGTGGCGGCTCGTCGACATCCTGGAAAAGGCCAAGTAG
- the rpmC gene encoding 50S ribosomal protein L29 — translation MAVGVSAGELRELSDDELTDRLRESKEELFNLRFQMATGQLSNNRRLRTVRREIARVYTVLRERELGLASGPDGEES, via the coding sequence ATGGCAGTGGGAGTCTCCGCCGGTGAGCTGCGCGAACTCTCCGACGACGAGTTGACCGACCGGCTGCGCGAGTCGAAGGAAGAGCTGTTCAACCTGCGCTTCCAGATGGCGACCGGCCAGTTGAGCAACAACCGCCGGCTGCGCACCGTGCGTCGGGAGATCGCGCGGGTCTACACCGTGCTGCGTGAACGTGAGCTGGGCCTGGCTTCCGGCCCCGATGGTGAGGAATCGTAA
- the rplP gene encoding 50S ribosomal protein L16, whose product MLFPRKVKHRKQHHPRQRGLASGGTTVSFGDFGIQALSHAYVTNRQIESARIAINRHIKRGGKVWINIFPDRPLTKKPAETRMGSGKGSPEWWVANVKPGRVLFELSYPNEAIARAALTRAMHKLPLKARIVTREEQF is encoded by the coding sequence ATGTTGTTTCCCCGCAAGGTCAAACACCGCAAGCAGCATCACCCCCGCCAGCGTGGCCTGGCCAGCGGTGGCACCACGGTGAGTTTCGGTGACTTCGGCATCCAGGCGCTCAGCCATGCCTACGTCACCAACCGGCAGATCGAGTCCGCCCGTATCGCCATCAACCGGCACATCAAGCGTGGCGGCAAGGTGTGGATCAACATCTTCCCGGACCGCCCGCTGACCAAGAAGCCCGCCGAGACCCGGATGGGGTCGGGCAAGGGCTCGCCGGAGTGGTGGGTGGCCAACGTCAAGCCGGGCCGGGTGCTCTTCGAGCTGAGCTACCCCAACGAGGCGATCGCCCGGGCGGCACTGACCAGGGCGATGCACAAGCTGCCGCTGAAGGCGCGCATCGTCACCCGAGAGGAGCAGTTCTGA
- the rpsC gene encoding 30S ribosomal protein S3 has translation MGQKINPHGFRLGITTDWKSRWYADKQYADYVKEDVAIRRLLSTGLERAGIADVEIERTRDRVRVDIHTARPGIVIGRRGTEAERIRGDLEKLTGKQVQLNILEVKNPESRAQLVAQGVAEQLSNRVAFRRAMRKAIQSAMRQAGVKGIRVQCSGRLGGAEMSRSEFYREGRVPLHTLRADIDYGLYEARTTFGRIGVKVWIYKGDVVGGKRELVTAPAGADRPRRDRPAGGRPRRSGASGTTATSTDAGRAASGAEEAPATATAAEPQSTES, from the coding sequence GTGGGCCAGAAGATCAACCCGCACGGTTTCCGGCTCGGTATCACCACCGACTGGAAGTCGCGGTGGTACGCCGACAAGCAGTACGCCGACTACGTGAAGGAAGACGTCGCGATCCGTCGGCTGCTCTCCACCGGCCTGGAGCGCGCCGGCATCGCCGATGTGGAGATCGAGCGCACCCGCGACCGGGTGCGGGTCGACATCCACACCGCGCGCCCGGGCATCGTCATCGGCCGGCGCGGCACCGAGGCCGAGCGCATCCGTGGTGATTTGGAGAAACTCACCGGCAAGCAGGTGCAGCTGAACATCCTCGAGGTCAAAAACCCCGAGTCGCGCGCCCAGCTGGTGGCCCAGGGGGTCGCCGAGCAGCTGAGCAACCGGGTCGCGTTCCGGCGCGCCATGCGCAAGGCCATCCAGTCGGCCATGCGTCAGGCGGGCGTCAAGGGCATCCGGGTGCAGTGCTCCGGGCGCCTCGGCGGTGCGGAGATGAGCCGCTCGGAGTTCTACCGCGAGGGGCGGGTGCCGCTGCACACGCTGCGCGCCGACATCGACTACGGCCTGTACGAGGCCCGCACCACCTTCGGCCGCATCGGCGTGAAGGTCTGGATCTACAAGGGTGACGTCGTCGGCGGCAAGCGCGAACTGGTCACCGCGCCGGCCGGGGCCGACCGTCCGCGCCGGGACCGTCCGGCCGGGGGCCGGCCGCGTCGCAGCGGCGCCTCGGGCACCACCGCGACCAGCACCGACGCCGGTCGCGCCGCATCCGGCGCCGAGGAGGCCCCGGCCACCGCGACCGCGGCCGAACCGCAGAGCACGGAGAGCTGA
- the rplV gene encoding 50S ribosomal protein L22 codes for MSVSTEYPTATAKARFVRVSPMKARRVIDLVRGKSVAQALDILRWAPQQASTPVAKVIASAAANAQNNDGLDPDTLVVAAIYADEGPTAKRIRPRAQGRAFRIRRRTSHITVVVESRPERRRGGGSAGSARARRAQASKAAAAKKAAPSETPETPDAKGGSQ; via the coding sequence ATGAGTGTTTCGACTGAATACCCCACCGCGACCGCCAAGGCCCGTTTCGTGCGGGTGTCGCCGATGAAAGCGCGCCGGGTGATCGACCTGGTGCGCGGCAAGTCGGTGGCCCAGGCGCTCGACATCCTGCGCTGGGCGCCGCAGCAGGCCAGCACGCCGGTGGCCAAGGTGATCGCCAGCGCCGCGGCGAACGCCCAGAACAACGACGGGCTGGACCCGGACACGTTGGTGGTCGCCGCGATCTACGCCGACGAGGGCCCGACCGCCAAGCGCATCCGTCCGCGGGCCCAGGGCCGCGCGTTCCGGATCCGCCGGCGCACCAGCCACATCACCGTGGTCGTGGAGAGCCGCCCGGAGCGCCGCCGCGGCGGCGGGTCGGCCGGCAGCGCCCGGGCACGCCGCGCGCAGGCCAGCAAGGCCGCCGCGGCGAAGAAGGCCGCCCCGTCTGAAACTCCCGAGACCCCTGACGCGAAGGGAGGCTCGCAGTAG
- the rpsS gene encoding 30S ribosomal protein S19: MPRSLKKGPFVDDHLLKKVDVQNEKNTKQVIKTWSRRSTIIPDFIGHTFAVHDGRKHIPVFVTESMVGHKLGEFAPTRTFKGHIKDDRKSKRR; encoded by the coding sequence ATGCCACGCAGCCTGAAAAAGGGTCCGTTCGTCGACGACCATCTGCTCAAGAAGGTCGACGTGCAGAACGAGAAGAACACCAAGCAGGTCATCAAGACCTGGTCGCGTCGGTCGACGATCATCCCCGACTTCATCGGGCACACGTTCGCCGTGCACGACGGGCGCAAGCACATCCCGGTGTTCGTCACCGAATCCATGGTGGGCCACAAACTTGGTGAGTTCGCGCCGACCCGCACGTTCAAGGGTCACATCAAGGACGACCGGAAGAGCAAGCGCCGATGA
- the rplB gene encoding 50S ribosomal protein L2 yields MGIRKYKPTTPGRRGASVSDFAEITRSTPEKSLVRPLHSKGGRNAHGRITTRHKGGGHKRAYRVIDFRRHDKDGIDAKVAHIEYDPNRTANIALLHYADGEKRYIIAPQGLKQGTVVESGANADIKPGNSLPLRNMPAGTVIHAVELRPGGGAKLARSAGSSIQLLGKEGSYASLRMPSGEIRRVDVRCRATVGEVGNSEQVNISWGKAGRMRWKGKRPSVRGVVMNPVDHPHGGGEGKTSGGRHPVSPWGQLEGRTRKPNKPSDKLIVRRRRTGKKKSR; encoded by the coding sequence ATGGGAATTCGCAAGTACAAGCCGACGACTCCGGGTCGTCGCGGTGCCAGCGTCTCCGATTTCGCTGAGATCACCCGGTCGACCCCGGAGAAATCGCTGGTGCGTCCGCTGCACAGCAAGGGCGGGCGCAACGCGCACGGCCGGATCACCACCCGGCACAAGGGCGGCGGGCACAAGCGCGCCTACCGGGTCATCGACTTCCGCCGCCACGACAAGGACGGCATCGACGCCAAGGTCGCCCACATCGAGTACGACCCGAACCGCACCGCGAACATCGCGCTGCTGCACTACGCGGACGGCGAGAAGCGCTACATCATCGCCCCGCAGGGGCTCAAGCAGGGCACGGTGGTGGAGTCGGGCGCCAACGCCGACATCAAACCGGGCAACAGCCTGCCGCTGCGCAACATGCCGGCCGGTACCGTCATCCACGCCGTCGAGTTGCGGCCCGGCGGCGGCGCCAAGCTGGCGCGCTCGGCCGGATCCAGCATCCAGCTGCTCGGTAAGGAAGGCAGCTACGCCTCGCTGCGGATGCCCTCCGGGGAGATCCGCCGCGTCGACGTCCGCTGCCGCGCCACCGTCGGCGAGGTGGGCAACTCCGAGCAGGTCAACATCAGCTGGGGCAAGGCCGGCCGCATGCGGTGGAAGGGCAAGCGCCCGAGCGTCCGCGGTGTGGTGATGAACCCGGTCGACCACCCGCACGGTGGTGGTGAGGGCAAGACCTCCGGTGGTCGTCACCCGGTCAGCCCGTGGGGCCAGCTCGAAGGACGTACCCGTAAACCGAACAAACCGAGCGACAAGCTCATCGTCCGACGCCGGCGCACCGGCAAGAAGAAGTCGCGCTAG
- the rplW gene encoding 50S ribosomal protein L23: protein MATITDPRDIILAPVISEKAYGLIDDNVYTFFVHPNSNKTQIKIAVEKIFGVKVASVNTANRQGKRKRTRTGFGKRKNTKRAIVTLVDGSKPIDLFGAPA from the coding sequence ATGGCAACCATCACGGATCCCCGCGACATCATCTTGGCCCCGGTCATCTCGGAGAAGGCCTACGGATTGATCGACGACAACGTGTACACGTTCTTCGTGCACCCGAACTCGAACAAGACCCAGATCAAGATCGCGGTCGAGAAGATCTTCGGCGTCAAGGTGGCGTCGGTGAACACCGCGAACCGTCAGGGCAAGCGCAAGCGCACGCGGACCGGCTTCGGCAAGCGCAAGAACACCAAGCGCGCCATCGTCACCCTGGTGGACGGCAGCAAGCCCATCGACCTGTTCGGAGCGCCGGCCTAG
- the rplD gene encoding 50S ribosomal protein L4, with protein sequence MASVKIDVHSPSGKKEGSVELPAALFDAPANIALMHQVVTAQQAAARQGTHSTKTRGEVRGGGRKPYRQKGTGRARQGSIRAPQFTGGGVVHGPRPRDYSQRTPKKMIAAALRAALSDRARNGRIHAVTELVSGQTPSTKGAKAFLASLTERKQVLVVTGRSDEVGVKSVRNLPGVHIVSPDQLNTYDVLRADDVVFSVEALNAYIEAQSASTARTEEVSA encoded by the coding sequence ATGGCTTCGGTAAAGATTGACGTGCACTCGCCGTCCGGCAAGAAGGAAGGCTCGGTGGAGCTGCCGGCCGCGCTGTTCGACGCTCCGGCCAACATCGCGTTGATGCACCAGGTGGTCACCGCGCAGCAGGCCGCCGCGCGCCAGGGCACCCACTCGACCAAGACCCGCGGCGAGGTCCGCGGTGGCGGCCGTAAGCCCTACCGGCAGAAGGGCACCGGTCGCGCCCGGCAGGGCTCGATCCGCGCCCCGCAGTTCACCGGCGGTGGCGTGGTGCACGGCCCGCGGCCGCGCGACTACAGCCAGCGGACCCCGAAGAAGATGATCGCCGCGGCGCTGCGCGCGGCGCTGTCGGACCGGGCCCGCAACGGACGCATTCACGCGGTCACCGAACTGGTCAGCGGCCAGACCCCGTCGACCAAGGGGGCCAAGGCGTTTCTGGCCAGCCTGACCGAGCGCAAGCAGGTGCTGGTGGTCACCGGCCGCAGTGACGAGGTCGGCGTCAAGAGCGTGCGCAACCTGCCGGGTGTGCACATCGTGTCGCCGGACCAGCTCAACACCTACGACGTGCTGCGCGCCGACGACGTGGTGTTCTCGGTGGAGGCGCTCAACGCCTACATCGAGGCGCAGAGCGCCAGCACCGCCCGCACCGAGGAGGTTTCGGCCTGA
- the rplC gene encoding 50S ribosomal protein L3 has translation MARKGILGTKLGMTQVFDENNRVVPVTVVKAGPNVVTRIRTPERDGYSAVQLAYGEVSPRKVNKPLTGQYAAAGVNPRRHLAELRLDDEQAVAGYEVGQELTAEIFADGSYVDVTGTSKGKGFAGTMKRHGFSGQGASHGTQAVHRRPGAIGGCATPGRVFKGARMAGRMGNDRVTTQNLLVHKVDAENGVLLIKGAVPGRAGGLVMVRTAIKKGEK, from the coding sequence ATGGCACGTAAAGGCATCCTGGGCACCAAACTGGGCATGACGCAGGTGTTCGACGAGAACAACCGGGTCGTCCCGGTCACCGTGGTCAAGGCCGGCCCGAATGTGGTGACCCGCATCCGCACCCCCGAGCGCGACGGCTACTCCGCGGTGCAGCTGGCCTACGGCGAGGTCAGCCCCCGCAAGGTGAACAAGCCGCTGACCGGCCAGTACGCCGCCGCCGGGGTCAACCCGCGCCGCCACCTCGCCGAGCTTCGGCTCGACGACGAACAGGCAGTCGCCGGCTACGAGGTCGGCCAGGAGCTGACCGCCGAGATCTTCGCCGACGGCAGCTACGTCGACGTCACCGGCACCTCCAAGGGCAAGGGCTTCGCCGGGACCATGAAGCGGCACGGCTTCTCCGGTCAGGGCGCCAGCCACGGCACCCAGGCGGTGCACCGCCGCCCCGGCGCCATCGGTGGCTGCGCCACCCCCGGCCGGGTGTTCAAGGGCGCCCGGATGGCCGGGCGGATGGGCAACGACCGGGTGACCACGCAGAACCTTCTGGTGCACAAGGTCGACGCCGAGAACGGCGTACTGCTGATCAAGGGCGCGGTCCCCGGCCGTGCCGGTGGGCTGGTCATGGTCCGCACCGCGATCAAAAAGGGTGAGAAGTAA
- the rpsJ gene encoding 30S ribosomal protein S10 produces the protein MAGQKIRIRLKAYDHEAIDASARKIVETVTRTGANVVGPVPLPTEKNVYCVIRSPHKYKDSREHFEMRTHKRLIDILDPTPKTVDALMRIDLPASVDVNIQ, from the coding sequence GTGGCGGGACAGAAGATCCGCATCAGGCTCAAGGCCTACGACCATGAGGCTATCGATGCGTCGGCGCGCAAGATCGTCGAAACGGTCACCCGGACCGGGGCCAACGTGGTGGGCCCGGTGCCGCTGCCGACCGAGAAGAACGTGTACTGCGTCATCCGGTCCCCGCATAAGTACAAGGACTCGCGGGAGCACTTCGAGATGCGCACCCACAAGCGGCTGATCGACATCCTCGATCCGACCCCGAAAACGGTCGACGCCCTGATGCGCATCGACCTGCCCGCCAGCGTCGACGTCAACATCCAATAG
- a CDS encoding hotdog fold domain-containing protein, with protein sequence MTDSTSTYRAWRRLAGRPGGTRLFSAAAMARVPYFASVLPHVVRMEPGLAEVTVPKWFFVYNHLHTVHAIASCNAAEMAMGMLMEATVPTTHRWIPKAMEVQYLSKATTSLRAQARLPALPDFAALTDGTDLRVPVSVTDRRGTEVVHAEITTWVTPRT encoded by the coding sequence ATGACCGATTCCACCAGCACCTACCGGGCCTGGCGACGGCTTGCGGGCCGCCCGGGCGGCACCCGGCTGTTCTCCGCGGCGGCGATGGCGCGGGTGCCCTACTTCGCCTCGGTGCTGCCGCACGTGGTGCGCATGGAGCCGGGCCTGGCCGAGGTGACGGTGCCGAAGTGGTTCTTCGTCTACAACCATCTGCACACGGTGCACGCGATCGCGTCGTGCAACGCCGCGGAGATGGCGATGGGCATGCTGATGGAGGCCACCGTGCCGACCACGCACCGCTGGATCCCCAAGGCGATGGAGGTGCAGTACCTGTCGAAGGCGACCACGTCGCTGCGGGCGCAGGCGCGCCTGCCCGCGCTGCCCGACTTCGCCGCGCTCACCGACGGCACCGACCTGCGGGTCCCGGTCAGCGTCACCGACCGCCGGGGCACCGAGGTGGTGCACGCCGAGATCACCACCTGGGTGACCCCGCGAACGTAG